The uncultured Bacteroides sp. genome includes the window TCACCTTTACATCAGCTGCTGCTGCAACCATGGCCGTTCGCTCTAACAACTTTTTACCTTTTGATAAATATTTATCGGACACCTTACCATCATTTATCACACTCAGGGCTATCACTCCATCTTTATGTTTCATATTTTTCATCAACAAAGCTATACCCACCAAGTTCTCTATTGTATCCGGATTACCCACCGATATCAGTATATTTTCTTCTTCTTTCACCTTTTCTTCAGCTACGCCAGAGTCATCGCCTAACGCAATTTTACGAGCAGCACGTTCTGTCGCAATAGAGCTGATAATACATGTAAACAGAATCATCACCACCGTACCATTCAGCACATCGTCATTCAACAAAGGCACCCCCGGAGATATCTCTATTTTATTACCAATCAGTACTGCCGCAAGTGTAGCCGCAGCTTTGGCACTACTCAGTCCAAACATCATAGAGCGCTCGTTCGCCTGCATTTTAAAAGTTTTCTGCGTCATCCAGGCAGCAAACCATTTACTAAAAATGGCTACGAAAGTCATCACAAGAGCTACTTTCAACGTTCCTCCTCCAGCAAAGAGAGTACGAATATCGATAATCATGCCTACTCCTATCAGGAAATACGGAATAAACAACGCATTGCCTACAAATTCAATTCTATTCATCAAAGGAGAAACATGAGGAATCAAACGATTCAAAACCAGTCCCACCATGAAAGCCCCCAAGATGCCTTCAAGTCCGGCCAGTTCAAGCAGACCGCTACCTAAGAACACCAGAGCCAGAACAAAAATAAATTGCATAATATTATCTTCGTACTTCCGAAAGAACCAGCGCCCTATACGTGGGAAAAAATAAACAATAAAGAAACCGGCAAGCAACACTTTGCCCGCAAGTAACCACCAAAATAAATCATCAATGCCCCCCTGATGCTGACCGGCTATAACAGCGAGAACCAAAAGTGCTAAAGTAACAGTAACAGCCGTACCACCAATCGTAATGCTCACACTACGCAGGCGGGACAGCCCATAACGACTGACAATAGGATAAGCCACCAATGTATCGGAAGCGTACATGCTAGCCAATAGCACAGACGTAGTCAGCCCATATCCCAGCAGAACAATATTACTCCAGATTCCCAAAACCATGGGGGCAATGAAAGTAAAAATACCGAAAACAAGAGCTTTAGTCTTGTTCCGCTTAAAGCCCTCCATATCCATTTCCAAACCAGCCAGAAACATGATATAGTAAAGCCCTACTTTCCCGAAAAGTTCAAAACTGCTATCCCTCTCCAGAATATTAAATCCATGTTCGCCAATGATTACTCCAGCCAAAATCATACCAATAATATGAGGGATCTTCAATCGGCCAAGCAATATAGGGGCAAAGAGTATAATTATAAGTACTATAAGAAACACCCAAGTAGGGTCTGTAATAGGAAGTTCTAAACTAATGTCCAACCACTTCATCACTTTGGATTTTTATATTGTTTTGCAAAAGAACAAAAAAGTTATCACAAAGTCAATGCACTTTGGTTAAGAAAATGCTTTGATTCTTATTATTTTTTATTTTTCAAACATTCCCCTATTCCATATCAACCCACTTCAATCAGTTTACAGATGAAATTAAATTATCTGATTATAGAAAATAAAGCATCAAATACTCCCCAATTAAAGTAAAAGAAGCTCTAATACTAATAATTCTCCGCTTTTCATAGCCTATAATTTAATGAAATGTTATAATTTTGCAGCCAATTATCTGCCGGCCATCAAGTGGGCAGATAAGAATAAATTATTCATATAAAACAAAAGAAAGATGAAAGTAGCTATTGTTGGCGTAAGCGGAGCCGTAGGACAAGAATTTCTGCGTGTGCTCGATGAGAGAAATTTCCCGTTGGATGAATTAGTTTTGTTCGGTTCTAAACGCAGCGCCGGAAGCAAATACACATTCCGCGGTAAACAGATCGAAGTCAAACTCCTGCAACACAACGATGACTTTAAAGGTGTTAACATCGCTTTCACCTCTGCCGGAGCCGGAACATCTAAAGAATTTGCAGATACAATCACCAAATTTGGTGCTGTAATGATAGATAATTCCAGCGCTTTCCGTATGGATTCCGACGTTCCACTAGTAGTTCCGGAAGTCAATGCATTCGATGCAAAAGAACGCCCCCGTAGTATCATTGCCAACCCCAATTGTACAACGATACAAATGGTAGTAGCCCTGAAAGCCATAGAAGAGCTCTCGCACATAAAAACCGTTCATGTATCGACCTATCAAGCCGCCAGCGGTGCCGGAGCAGCAGCCATGGACGAACTATACGAACAATACCGTCAGGTACTGGCCGGCGAAAAAGTCACCGTCGAAAAGTTTGCTTATCAGTTAGCATTCAACTTAATACCGCAAGTAGACGCATTCACTGAAAACGGATATACCAAAGAGGAGATGAAGATGTTCAACGAAACACGCAAAATTATGCACTCCGACGTGAAAGTAAGTGCTACCTGCGTTCGTGTTCCCGCATTGAGAGCACATTCGGAAAGCATCTGGATTGAGACAGAACGCCCTGTATCCATAGAAGAAGCCCGTGAAGCATTCAGTAAAGCCGATGGAGTGATTTTAGAAGATAATCCCGCCGAAAAGAAATATCCGATGCCCCTCTTTATCGCAGGAAAAGATCCCGTATATGTAGGCCGCATCCGCAAGGATCTGACCAACGACAACGGACTTACTTTTTGGGTAGTGGGCGATCAAATAAAAAAAGGAGCAGCGCTCAATGCTGTGCAAATAGCAGAATATCTGATTGAAGAGAAGAATATATAAAAAAATACATCTCAGTTTTCTCCGATAAAGCAGTAAAATAAAAGGTCTTGCAAAGTCTCTGAATATATAGACTTATGCAAGACCTTTTTATATACCCCTGCTTCATAATACTTCCTTCAGCAACTCTATAGACCAAGAGAGAACTTATCCTTATTGTTCTCATCCGAACAATGCTCCTTATCGCCAAAAGGATTAAATATTATCCTCATAACATCCGGATGTTATCTATTAAAACACCCGGATGTTCTATAGTATAACATGGGGATGTTCTTGACATAAAAATAAGGCCTTCAATAAAGAAAGCCTTTATATAAAGTATCCTTTATATACATTAGTTCATAATGCACATACTACTTTCATCCAAAAGATTCATTACTCACTGAAGGCCTAAAAAGACGCGATTTGATATAAAATCAGATGAACAATTTATTATTTTAGCATATACTATTAAAAAAAACTATATATTTGTATCGGAATAAAATACATCTAAAGAATGAAGCTTATTGCAGAGAGTGGTTCTACAAGGACAGAATGGGCATTGATTGAAGATAATCATCTCATACAGCGTGTTTTTACCGAAGGGTTAAACCCTTTTTTCCAAACCCGCAGAGAAATTAGCCGAAGTGTCAGATTAGGATTGCCTGAATCTTTTTTTAGAAAAAAGCTGGAACAAGTTTACTACTACGGAGCCGGGTGTACCTCTAACGAGAAAAAAAACATCATAGGCGCTTCACTCGTTGCACAATTCAAAACACCTATCCAAGTAGAGAGTGATTTACTTGCCGCTGCGCGAGGCTTATTTAAAGACGAGGCAGGGATTGCCTGCATCCTGGGGACAGGATCAAACTCCTGCTTTTACGATGGAAAAATCATAGTAAAAAACGTAAAAGCGGCCGGCTATATTCTTGGCGATGAAGGTAGTGGCGCCGTACTTGGCAAAAACTTTCTATCGGATGTTCTTAAAGGATTGGCTCCAAAAGAAATCACCAATGACTTTTACGAAAAGTTTCGCATCTCGGCTAACGATGTAATGGAGTCTGTATACAACCTCCCCTTTCCCAGCCGCTTCTTAGCAACTATCTCTTATTTTCTGGCAGACTATCTGGATAATGATTATGTCTACAACCTACTCACCGACAATCTACGCCGGTTCTTTACCCGTAGTATCTGCCAATACGACTATAAAAACTACCCCATCCGTTTTGTAGGGTCTATAGCCTATAGTTACTCTGAAATACTCATCAATATCGCTCGCGAATTTGACATAGAACTTGATGCAATAGAAGAAACACCTGTGCCGGGTCTCATTGAATTTCATTCTATGAATATTGAAGAGGCATAAATATTCTTATATACTCCTCTTCCTACCGCTTTTAATATTTAGAAGCAAATTATCATAATTTTTTCTTCGAATATCTTTAAGGAGTCGTATCCTTGCAGAATAAGGATCACTGAGTCTCTCAGGCAAATTAAGATTCTGCACAACCAATAAATACTTCAGGCAGTTTTTTTAGACAAGTAAAGAATTACGCTTATCAGCATTTAGCTATTTATTTTCGAAAGCTGGCAGAAATGCAAAGTTTTAAATATAAATCATAATTAATGCAAATATAAGTCCTTAATATTAAAACAAAATATATCTTTGTCACAATGAAGCTTGAGAAAGTTTCTAAACTTTTGTTAACAGCTAATATTTTTCACTTAAAAACAACCAACAAAGTTCATTAAGATTCAATAAGCTAAAACACTGCTACCATATAAATTGGTCTACTTTTTTGAAACACGTCCCTGTCATCTTTGCCGAAGGAGGCAATTGCATGACAACGATTGACCAGAAAAGAGCTATTTTAACTAAAAAACATATTTCAGAAGGTAATCAACATCAATTTCAGCACTTGTTTGGTATTAAAATTATATATATAATATTAACAAAACGAAATATAAAAATGATTTAGCTTAATAAAATCTAACAAATCAATCATACATTAATATCTTAAAAAATAAAGCCTATGATGAATGAACGCCAATCGAGGATAGCATTGACTACCCTTTCCTTTTCGTTTTACTTGTGTTTTTGACATATCAATCAATTAAACAATTAATTAAATCACCAATCTTTTATGAACAATCGAAAAAAACGAGGACTAGCAAACAGCAAATCCTTCATAACCGTAACAATAGTCTCCCTTCTTATAGTAGGAAGTGGCACAGCAACGGCTAACCAAACGGTCTCAGGTAAATCTTATGAGGCAGCAGAACAACTACAGGCCCAGACCATAAACGGTGTGGTAGTAGATGCTAACGGAGAAACTGTAATCGGTGCCAGTGTTATTGAAAAAGGCACAACGAATGGAATAGTTACTGACATAGATGGGAAATTCACTTTAAATGTAAAACTTGGAGTTACCTTACAAATCTCGTTCGTAGGTTTTCAAACTCAGGAAGTGAAAGCAACCAGAACCATGAAAATAATACTAAAAGAAGATACTGAGCTCTTGGATGAAGTTGTTGTAGTTGGGTATGGCACACAAAAGAAAGCAAATCTCACGGGAGCTGTATCTACTGTAGATGTTGGTAAAACACTAGAAGCTCGCCCCCAATCGGATATAACGAAAGCACTACAAGGCGTTGTCCCAGGTTTATCAATTATTAACACGAGCGGCAAGCTCAACTCTCAACCAACCATTACCATCCGTGGTACAGGAACATTAAGCAATGACGCAAAAAGTAATCCCCTGATCATAGTAGATGGCGTGCCAATGGATGATATTTCGTATCTTAACACACAAGATATACAAAACATATCTGTATTGAAAGATGCAGCCTCTACTTCTATTTATGGAACACGTGCTGCTTTTGGGGTCATCTTAATCACTACAAAATCGGCAAAGAAGACTGATAAAGTAACTGTAAATTATACAAACAATTTTTCTTGGGACACCCCAACGATACTCCCCAACTATCCGGACGTAGCCTCACAGGCAAAAGCTCTCCGGGCAGCAAACCTTCGGGCCGGACTGTCAAACGAATTATTTGGTATGGTTATGGACGACAGCTTCATCTCCAAAGCAGAAGGATGGAAAGAAAGACATGGAGGCAAAGCAGGCTACCGCGAAATGGTTCCGGGTGATGACTTTGACCTCGCCGCAGATGGGAGTGCTCTATATTATGCAGATTGGGACGTAGTCGGTATTATGTTCCGCAATTGGAAACCAGGGCAAAGTCACAACCTGTCGGTACAAGGAACAAGTGGAAAGACTTCCTATTTCATGTCCATGGGATATAACCATGAAGAAGGCGTAATGACTTTCAATCCTGACCAATTAGATAAATATAACGCAACCATGAATGTCACATCAGACATAACCAACTGGCTACAAGTAGGAGGACGTTTCAGTTACAGCGACAAGGACTATACCACGCCCAATACCCGACGTGACACATATACATACATGTGGCGCTGGGGTAGCTTCTTCGGCCCATACGGCACATATCAAGGTACAGACATGCGTAATGATATTGCTTATCTGAAACAGGCAGGTGATGACAAGACCAATGACTCTTATACCCGCATAGGAACTTTCTTAAAAGCAACCATAACGAAAGGGCTTACTCTAAATGCTGATTATACTCTAAGCCTGCGAAATTCTAATGAAAAATCCGCCGGTCTCCCTGTTACTTGCTGGAACTCCTGGGGTGGAAAAATAACAACTCCTACCATACTTAGCAGTGGAACTTCTACATACGTTTATCAAGAATCAATTAAAGACCAATCTTATGCTTTAAATGTTTATGCCAACTATGAATTGAGTCTGGCTAAAATGCACCACTTCAACTTTATGATCGGAACAAATGCAGAAGAAGGAGAATACGAATCAGACTGGGCTCAACGCAAAAACTTACTAGATGGCAATATGCCTGAATTTAATCTGGCTACAGGTGATCAGACAGTAGGAGGTTCTCACAGTGAATGGGGAACAGCTGGTTGGTTCGGCCGAATCAATTACGATTATAACGGCATCTGGCTACTAGAAATGAACGGGCGTTACGACGGATCTTCCAAGTTTCCCGCAAGCGACCGTTGGGCCTTTTTTCCTTCTGGTTCTGTGGGATACCGCATAAGCGAAGAAAAGTATTTTATGCCACTTAAAAAAGTGATCAATAACGTTAAGTTACGTGCTTCTTATGGTGAAATTGGTAACCAAGCCATAGGAGATAATATGTTCATCTCTACATTAAGTAAAGAAACAGACAGTAACGTTCACTGGTTAGATGATGGTGGCAATAAAGTCGTAAGCTACGACCTGCCTTCGTTGGTTTCAGCCAAACTAAAGTGGGAACGCATTCAAACCTTGGATTTAGGTACTGACCTAGGTTTCCTCAATAATGAATTAAGTGCCTCTTTCGACTGGTATCAACGCACCACAAAAGACATGTTAGCACCAGGACAAGCAATGCCTCAAACATTGGGTGCCAGTGCTCCTAAAATTAATGCCGGTACATTGAGAACTCGGGGTTGGGAACTAGCCATTGACTGGCATCATCTATTTAATAAAGTAACAGTCTACGCAAACGCCTCTATCGGCGACTTCAAAACTGTCATAACTAAATGGGACGATGACAGCAAATTGTTGAATTCAAATTACAGTGGCAAAAATTATGGAGATATCTGGGGATTTGAGACTGATCGCTACTTTACTGCCAATGATTTCAATGCTGACGGAAGCTATAAAGAAGGTGTTGCCAGCCAAGCAGGCTTAGAGCAAAGTGGTTTCGTTTATGGTCCTGGTGATGTCAAATTCAAGAATCTGAATGGCGATAATGTAATTGATGGCGGCAAAGGTACTGCAGATGACCATGGCGATTTAAAAGTTATTGGTAACACAACTCCACGCTACCAATACAGTTTTCGCTTGGGTGGTGAATGGAAAGGCTTTGATATCGACATGTTCTTTCAAGGCATTGGTAAACGCGACGTATGGACTCAGTCAGCTTTCGTAATGCCAATGATGCGTGGTGCGGATGCCATCTATGCAAACCAGACAAATTACTGGACTGAAGAAAATCCTAATCCCAGTGCTGATTTCCCTCGAATGTGGCCGGGAAATGCCGGGCAAGGAAACATTTCCGTCATTGATAAAGGAAATCACAACTTCTACCCTCAAAGTAAATATTTAGTAAACATGGCTTATTTACGTTTCAAGAACTTAACAATTGGCTATACTTTACCTAAAATATGGACACGCAAAGCCTATATGGATAAAGTTCGCGTTTACTTTAGTGCAAATAATCTTTGTGAACTAATCAACAATAGCAATGCACCAGTAGATCCTGAAATCGACACAAGTGAAGCTGTTGCCCTTGGTGAAACCAATGATTATGGTAATGGCACATGGGGACGCGTAGACCCTATGTATCGGACGATATCATTCGGATTACAAGTTACTTTCTAACACAATATCAAACAATAAATAGCAATTAATTATATGAAAAAAATCAATATAATATGTCTATTATCGCTCGTCGCATTCACCAGTTGCGACAGTATTCTAGACAAAGAACCGCTAGATACTTTTACCAATACTAATTTTTGGACAAATGAAAGTAATGTATCTGGCTATGCCAACGAATTCTACGAGCAATTTACCGGATATGGTAATGGAAGTGGATCTGGAGATTTCTATTTTAAAACACTTTCTGACGACCAAGCTGGCCAAAGCTTTGCCGATTGGCCCTATCTTAATATTCCTGCTAGTAATGCCACATGGAAGAACGGTTGGATTGAAATCCGTCGTGCTAACATTATGCTAGAAAAGGTAGCAGACATCTCTGATATGAATGAAAGTGTTAAAAATCATTGGTTAGGAGTAGCCCATTTAATGCGCGCATGGCAGTATTATCATCTGATACGCATGTTTGGTGACGTACAGTGGATTGAAAAATCACTGGACATAACCGACGAAGGAGTTCTTTATGGCGCTCGTGAAAAAAGAGATGATGTGATGGACAAGGTGTTGGATGACCTAAACTTTGCTGTTGCAAATATCAATGATGTAACTTCTAAAGTAACGTGGAGCTGCTCACTAGCCAATGCGATGAAAGCTGAAATATGCTTATATGAAGGAACTTTCCGCAAATATCGCAAAGCAGAAGACGGGCAAGATGCACCTGATACAGAAGGAGCTAATAAATTTCTGACAGCTTGTAAAGAAGCCTGTTCAGCCATCATGGCTAAAAGTTATAAACTGAACGATTCCTACCAAGGTAATTATAACTCTATTGACTTAAGTGGAAATTCTGAAATGATTTTCTACAAGGCATATAAACAGACTTTATTAACACATTCATTGATTGACTATACTTGCTCTTCGACACAACTCAGCGGAATGTCAAAAGACGCCTTTGAATCATATCTGTTCACAGATGGCAAGCCATTGTCATTGACAAGCCTGAATAAAAATGATGCAGCACCATTACAGTACGGCCACTTGTCACTAAACGACATGTTGTCCATTCGCGATAAGCGTCTGGCTCAAACCATTGACACAGTAGCTTTCTACCAAGGCAACGGTTTTACTCGCTTTAACGATGGCATGGAAATGACCTCTTCCACTGGTTATGGTGTAGCTAAATATGATAATGGAAGCATACCTACCATGTATAGAAACCAAACAAGCAGTAATTACACGCATGCTCCATTATTTTGGTTGGCAGTTATTTATCTAAACTATGCAGAAGCTTGTGCAGAGTTGGGCACTATTACTCAAAGCGATTTGAACAATACGATCAACTTACTTAAAGACCGTGCCGGTTTGCAACATTTATCTGTCACTGTAGGCTTTCACGACCCTGCCAATAAAGAAAATGTAAACGATTTAGTTTGGGAGATTCGTCGTGAGCGTCGTTGTGAATTAATGTTTGATAACTGGAATCGTTATTGGGACTTGATTCGTTGGCACCAGTTAGACAGGCTCGATTCTAGCATAAATCCAGATATTCTTCGGGGTGCAAATGTCAGTAACGATCCCAACTGCAAAGCAGACAAAACAGGTAACTATATAGACGGAAGTAAAGGAAAAGTTCGTATTTATAATAAAAAGTATTATTTATATCCGCTTCCATCTGATCAGATTAGTCTGAATCCTCAATTGGCACCTAATAATCCAGGTTGGGAATAGAAATAATAGATGAAGGTTTATGTTTTATAAAGCATAAACCTTCATCATCTAATTGCAAATTACTAATATAATACTAAAAGCCTTTTAAACAAGTATTCAACATCAGCGGAAAGATTATCTTTGCTGTAAAAACTTTCTATTGATAATATATTATGAATAAAACTCTACTTACAGCGATTTTATTTTGCAATTTGTTTTTTCTTAATGCGCAAGAAAAAACAAAAAACTCGGTTACTGTCGGCGCCGAACAAACGAAAGAATATTTCCCTATTCTAAAGAACAAACGAGTTGCTATATTTTCCAACCACACTGGTATGATAGGAAATAAGCACACGCTGGATGTATTATTAGAAAATAAATTCAATGTAGTAGCCATTTTCTCACCGGAACATGGCTTTCGTGGAGATGCAGATGCAGGCGAACATGTTTCAAGCTCTGTTGATACGCAAACAGGCGTACCCATACTTTCACTGTACGACGGAAAGGACGGAAAGCCCAGTGAAGAATCTATGCGTAAATTTGATATACTTGTTGTAGACATTCAAGATGTAGGGCTGCGGTTTTATACCTATTATATATCCATGGTTAAGCTTATGGATGCCTGTGCGGAATATAACCGGAAAATGGTTATTCTAGATCGTCCTAACCCCAACGGACATTATGTAGACGGACCAATACTCAACATGAAATATAAATCGGGCGTGGGATGGCTTCCTATTCCTATTGTGTATGGCATGACTTTAGGGGAACTTGCATTAATGGTGAATGGAGAGAAATGGCTCCCTGCATCGAGAGTATGTGACGTTACAGTTATTAAATGCCAAAATTATACACACCATACATTATATAAAATTCCCATACCACCATCACCCAATTTACCGAACATGAAAGCGATTTACCTCTACCCTTCTATCTGCTATTTTGAAGCAACCCCCGTTAGTCTGGGTAGAGGAACTTCGCTTCCATTTCAGGTATACGGGCACCCAAACATGACCGGATACAATTACAGTTTCACTCCTAAAAGCATTCCGGGAGCAAAGAATCCTCCTCAACTCGAAAAATTATGCCATGGAGTAAATTTAAGCGGACTTCCTGACAAAGAGATATGGGAAAAAGGTGTAGATTTGAGCTACGTTATTGACGCTTACAGAAATCTCAACATAGGCGATCATTTCTTCCGCCCGTTCTTCGAATTGCTTATCGGCACAGATTATGTGCGAAAAATGATTGAAGAGGGGAAAGATGCTAATCAGATCAAAGCCATGTGGAAAAATGACGTGGAAAAGTTTAAAAAACAGCGTAAGCCTTATTTGCTATATGCCGAGTAAACTTCACAGGAAGCGTCAGAGAGAAAATTAATAATTAAAATATAAAAGACTACCACATGAGTCCTACTTTAGTATTAGCCACAATAGCAGCTTA containing:
- a CDS encoding aspartate-semialdehyde dehydrogenase, whose amino-acid sequence is MKVAIVGVSGAVGQEFLRVLDERNFPLDELVLFGSKRSAGSKYTFRGKQIEVKLLQHNDDFKGVNIAFTSAGAGTSKEFADTITKFGAVMIDNSSAFRMDSDVPLVVPEVNAFDAKERPRSIIANPNCTTIQMVVALKAIEELSHIKTVHVSTYQAASGAGAAAMDELYEQYRQVLAGEKVTVEKFAYQLAFNLIPQVDAFTENGYTKEEMKMFNETRKIMHSDVKVSATCVRVPALRAHSESIWIETERPVSIEEAREAFSKADGVILEDNPAEKKYPMPLFIAGKDPVYVGRIRKDLTNDNGLTFWVVGDQIKKGAALNAVQIAEYLIEEKNI
- a CDS encoding cation:proton antiporter yields the protein MKWLDISLELPITDPTWVFLIVLIIILFAPILLGRLKIPHIIGMILAGVIIGEHGFNILERDSSFELFGKVGLYYIMFLAGLEMDMEGFKRNKTKALVFGIFTFIAPMVLGIWSNIVLLGYGLTTSVLLASMYASDTLVAYPIVSRYGLSRLRSVSITIGGTAVTVTLALLVLAVIAGQHQGGIDDLFWWLLAGKVLLAGFFIVYFFPRIGRWFFRKYEDNIMQFIFVLALVFLGSGLLELAGLEGILGAFMVGLVLNRLIPHVSPLMNRIEFVGNALFIPYFLIGVGMIIDIRTLFAGGGTLKVALVMTFVAIFSKWFAAWMTQKTFKMQANERSMMFGLSSAKAAATLAAVLIGNKIEISPGVPLLNDDVLNGTVVMILFTCIISSIATERAARKIALGDDSGVAEEKVKEEENILISVGNPDTIENLVGIALLMKNMKHKDGVIALSVINDGKVSDKYLSKGKKLLERTAMVAAAADVKVNTVTRFDQNTASGIIHTLKEYNASEIIIGLHRKAALVDSFWGALTENLLRGMHRQVMIVKCLIPVNTFRRIIVAVPAKAEYEAGFFKWVERLCRMAEQLGCRLHFFAHPDTLPYLEGYMKRKHKNVRGEFTEFPAWDDLLLLTGEVNDDHLLVIVSARRGFISYNPLFERLPSQLTKYFDNNSLIVLYPDQYGDPQATISFSDLGHLNESPRYESVGRWFYKWFKKN
- a CDS encoding TonB-dependent receptor; translation: MNNRKKRGLANSKSFITVTIVSLLIVGSGTATANQTVSGKSYEAAEQLQAQTINGVVVDANGETVIGASVIEKGTTNGIVTDIDGKFTLNVKLGVTLQISFVGFQTQEVKATRTMKIILKEDTELLDEVVVVGYGTQKKANLTGAVSTVDVGKTLEARPQSDITKALQGVVPGLSIINTSGKLNSQPTITIRGTGTLSNDAKSNPLIIVDGVPMDDISYLNTQDIQNISVLKDAASTSIYGTRAAFGVILITTKSAKKTDKVTVNYTNNFSWDTPTILPNYPDVASQAKALRAANLRAGLSNELFGMVMDDSFISKAEGWKERHGGKAGYREMVPGDDFDLAADGSALYYADWDVVGIMFRNWKPGQSHNLSVQGTSGKTSYFMSMGYNHEEGVMTFNPDQLDKYNATMNVTSDITNWLQVGGRFSYSDKDYTTPNTRRDTYTYMWRWGSFFGPYGTYQGTDMRNDIAYLKQAGDDKTNDSYTRIGTFLKATITKGLTLNADYTLSLRNSNEKSAGLPVTCWNSWGGKITTPTILSSGTSTYVYQESIKDQSYALNVYANYELSLAKMHHFNFMIGTNAEEGEYESDWAQRKNLLDGNMPEFNLATGDQTVGGSHSEWGTAGWFGRINYDYNGIWLLEMNGRYDGSSKFPASDRWAFFPSGSVGYRISEEKYFMPLKKVINNVKLRASYGEIGNQAIGDNMFISTLSKETDSNVHWLDDGGNKVVSYDLPSLVSAKLKWERIQTLDLGTDLGFLNNELSASFDWYQRTTKDMLAPGQAMPQTLGASAPKINAGTLRTRGWELAIDWHHLFNKVTVYANASIGDFKTVITKWDDDSKLLNSNYSGKNYGDIWGFETDRYFTANDFNADGSYKEGVASQAGLEQSGFVYGPGDVKFKNLNGDNVIDGGKGTADDHGDLKVIGNTTPRYQYSFRLGGEWKGFDIDMFFQGIGKRDVWTQSAFVMPMMRGADAIYANQTNYWTEENPNPSADFPRMWPGNAGQGNISVIDKGNHNFYPQSKYLVNMAYLRFKNLTIGYTLPKIWTRKAYMDKVRVYFSANNLCELINNSNAPVDPEIDTSEAVALGETNDYGNGTWGRVDPMYRTISFGLQVTF
- a CDS encoding RagB/SusD family nutrient uptake outer membrane protein: MKKINIICLLSLVAFTSCDSILDKEPLDTFTNTNFWTNESNVSGYANEFYEQFTGYGNGSGSGDFYFKTLSDDQAGQSFADWPYLNIPASNATWKNGWIEIRRANIMLEKVADISDMNESVKNHWLGVAHLMRAWQYYHLIRMFGDVQWIEKSLDITDEGVLYGAREKRDDVMDKVLDDLNFAVANINDVTSKVTWSCSLANAMKAEICLYEGTFRKYRKAEDGQDAPDTEGANKFLTACKEACSAIMAKSYKLNDSYQGNYNSIDLSGNSEMIFYKAYKQTLLTHSLIDYTCSSTQLSGMSKDAFESYLFTDGKPLSLTSLNKNDAAPLQYGHLSLNDMLSIRDKRLAQTIDTVAFYQGNGFTRFNDGMEMTSSTGYGVAKYDNGSIPTMYRNQTSSNYTHAPLFWLAVIYLNYAEACAELGTITQSDLNNTINLLKDRAGLQHLSVTVGFHDPANKENVNDLVWEIRRERRCELMFDNWNRYWDLIRWHQLDRLDSSINPDILRGANVSNDPNCKADKTGNYIDGSKGKVRIYNKKYYLYPLPSDQISLNPQLAPNNPGWE
- a CDS encoding DUF1343 domain-containing protein; its protein translation is MNKTLLTAILFCNLFFLNAQEKTKNSVTVGAEQTKEYFPILKNKRVAIFSNHTGMIGNKHTLDVLLENKFNVVAIFSPEHGFRGDADAGEHVSSSVDTQTGVPILSLYDGKDGKPSEESMRKFDILVVDIQDVGLRFYTYYISMVKLMDACAEYNRKMVILDRPNPNGHYVDGPILNMKYKSGVGWLPIPIVYGMTLGELALMVNGEKWLPASRVCDVTVIKCQNYTHHTLYKIPIPPSPNLPNMKAIYLYPSICYFEATPVSLGRGTSLPFQVYGHPNMTGYNYSFTPKSIPGAKNPPQLEKLCHGVNLSGLPDKEIWEKGVDLSYVIDAYRNLNIGDHFFRPFFELLIGTDYVRKMIEEGKDANQIKAMWKNDVEKFKKQRKPYLLYAE